The sequence below is a genomic window from Eleginops maclovinus isolate JMC-PN-2008 ecotype Puerto Natales chromosome 20, JC_Emac_rtc_rv5, whole genome shotgun sequence.
tgtatcaCGTTGTATTGAGTTGCTCATTTGCTATCTGTGTAAACGAGAGTGGATAACAAATTAGAAACTAACAGTCAGTACTGCCGTTAATGTCGACAAAGACCTCTATCAATGCCTACAATGTAAATTAGCATTATATAGTTTGCAATATTACATTTAGGAGTATATATTACACTATGGTATTGGATTGCATCAGTATTAAAGTGCTGAGAAATAGGAAATAGGTGAAAACATGAAATCTTTACAAAATAGAAATTGATGCGTTCTAACGTTTCATCATCACATAAGCATTTTATTAAGTCGAGCAAAGATTTAGGATTCAGGAGTTGTTTTTCTGAACTTTCGGGTCGTAACTTGTATGTTTTTAAGTTATGTATTTGTTCCAGGTTCTCTGTCATCTTGCAATGAAAACACTTTACAGAAAGTAGTGAAAAgttataaatgtttattaacaagaaaacattttcaatgacTTCAATGATTTCGAAATCTTTGTTAGTTTCATTAACAGTAACAACAATTTCTTTCTAttgcttacacacacatagcaATACACACGGCCATTTTCACCGAGGACATTTGTCACATTAGGATTAGCACaggtgcatttaaataaaataaatgaacagagaCTAAATGCCACTTAACTGCTTTGGTTTTAAGGCCCTGTTGTGTGAATTGTGGGCTCCctgaaaaacatttgaccttAAATATCATCAGTAGCCACCAGCTATTAGGGAACACCTTTTCTCACTGCAACACGCCAAAATGTCTTCTGTGAAAAAGGCTTATTCTCGAATCATTCATCACACTAGTGCTGTTTGCCAACTCTCTACACAATGCTTGACATCTCGACACAttcttttctttaataaaacatagaCGTGACAAATCATAAACTGAGATGGTTACGCCAtcagcttacacacacaccacaatgCTGACCTGCCCCAGCCTAAAGCATCAATACACACTGACAACAGCTGTGTTGTTGCAGCAGGACGGTCTACATCTGCTGCAGGTTTAAGACTGGAAGGTGTGAGGGACAGACGGGAAACAATGGCAGGGAGGATGGGAACATTTCTGTTGGCGCTGGAGTGTCTAAGATTTTTGAAGTGCATGTTATCTGAATaaactaaagtgtgtgttgatgcGACAGAGCATTGTTTAAGAAATAAGTGAATGTAAAGGGGGGGAACCATTCAAAGAAAACTCAACATTGTCCCAATTCTTTAAGTAAAAAGCATATTCAAagtttaacaacaacaaccataTTAATATGTCCGATTGGAGACCAAATACAATGTTATtcataaaaaagaagacattttgtgcaaattaaaatgacagaGCTTTTTGTACAAAAAGAAAGAGTATCATCTTCACCCGAGCATAGAGATGAACATGACCACACCCATGAACTGTGTGAAGAGGATGAGCGGAGTGAAGAAGGACCACACTGGCCACAGGGCAATGTTTAAGCTgcaagaaaaagtaaaataacactTACATATATGTAACGTTATAATACATCCGTATTGATTCATCTTAATTAAAGAGGAAGGATGTGGGAGGCTATAAAAAGGccagtgatttatttttagatattgaATTTCTCAAGACAAGTCAACACATGTCTCTCCTTCTAATTTAGCATCCAAATTAggacattttgcatttgaaagcATCCCACTTTCTTGAAATGAGTGGCTCAAACGACACAGATTCATATGaaaattgatttaaatgttaaacaatgTAGATTAGCTAATCACAGGACAATGAAGGCGAATTGGCCAATCATTTAAGGTAACTTTGAAGAGTTGAAAATGTCAgattaaaagaaacagaattaaccaagcaaaacattttattgtataaaCAACATGGACGATTTCAGTTCACATTTTGTCACTTAACCCCTTAATATTCATGGTtattacaggtttttttttactataaatatgaataattactGCAAAAAAAATGAGCGTGTTAACACGGTGTTAAGATGCTGTTTTGGAAATTATGATATTAAAGCTTAATAAAGTGTAATCCTAATGAAATGTGACTTTATAAACAAAGTGGTTTCCTGGAAGTATTTTAAGTCTATTTGCGACGACAATGCATACCTATAGAATCACCCTGACCTCACCAGTCTGACCTGATCTTCAGTGACATAAAGAAAAGTGGAGGATGGACTTGTAAAAATGATACCCGAGTTCTACAGTAGGCATAACTTTGTCGGTTGGAAATATTATTTAAGGAAGGCAACAGCTGTTGGTGTACATAgcataggtttttttttcagccttTTAAAGATACTATATTAAATCCAATCAGGAAAAAAGAGCTGGATAAATGGATTTTTAATAAAGATATACAAAATGATCGATGGGGGTTAAGTGACAACCTAAGTTTTATTAAACCCATTGCAAGGTGGTACAGATTTTCACACGCTgttaagtaaaatgtgtttttgaaaacgTATTTAAGTAGAATTGAAACATGCGATTCTTCCACGTGCATGTAGGGACTATAAATCTCCTATGAGGCTACTTAAGGTAATTGAACCAAATATTGTTTCACTTCTCATCATGAGCCCCAAGAGTTTGACATTGCATGTTTCAATAGGTGAGGTACATTATGTGTGTGATATCCTTTAAAAACTTTTGaaggtttgaaaaaataaaatcgTTCAACTTTCACTGACATCTCAAAACATATCCTAAAGTAGAATTTGTCTTTGCTGTTTTACCTGCAAGATGCAGCAATGAAGGCTGCGGTGGTGACGGGAGGAATGGCAGGGTACACTAGTTCGTAGTGATTGATGCCTTTGTACCATTCCAGATACACGATGCAAAACATGGCCAGAGACAGGCAGATCCCAAGGAGGACCAGACCCACATTGAACCACCAACTGGAGAAATAGGTATAAGACAAGAAGGCAAATATAGGGACTTATAGAAGCCTCTCAAAAATGCTTACACCACCTTACGCAAAATCAATGCTTTTCAAATTTTCTTTACAAATAGGTttactgtgtttaaatgtaattcataggaaatatacaaaaaaataacactaTAATATACTTCAATTTTCTTCCTTCGTCCCCCGCACTTAACACAGCTTGCATTATAATGGTTGTAatagagaaaatcaaacaacaGCTGCAAGAAACTGCGCTTGTAATTTAATCACCTTTTGATATCATCGTTCTCTATGATGTTGTTGAGGAAATCCACATAGTAGGTAACAGCTACAGATGCCACGATCCAGAAAATGGAGTGTCTGTTAATGCGAGGGAGAGGCTTAGCATCTTTTTCTTCCTGAcctgaaagaaaataataaaggaaTAGAGCTTCAATAGACCTATGGAAAggttaaaacaacacattgattCATAGCAAAATACAATTTGCTCGACAGCTCACATGTACTTTAAAGTGTGACTACAGCCTTAAAGTTTTTGCCCTGAATTACACattgcatgaaaaaaaaaaaaaaaactttgataAAGAATTTACTACCAAATTTGAGATCCATCTTGTCTGGTGCTAAATCCCCTCCTTTAAACGGGTatggagcttttttttttggtgaaacTGATAGCTTTTATGAGATAATCTTACTTCTCGGAGAGGTATTAATCTCTATAATTTAACGGTTGATTTAACATATCAGAGGATTTTGTTGGCTGCTGAAGTGTCTCAGCATGCTGGACTAGTCTGTGCAGAGTTCACAATGAACTCCATGCCCTGAAAAATAGTTGGcctacatttttaatcaaagttATACATGGTGGTCCACCTTTGATACGGCATGAAACTATACCACCTGTTTTTTTCAGAAGGACTACCTGTGGTGTGTACACTTCAATAAAAGCAGCAATGATTAAAGAAGGGATCACAATTGGAAAAATGTAACTTATATTGCAGTTATTAGTTTACACTGGCAAATGCATGACCCTTAGATTAAGGACAGTGAGCAGAGAAGAGGATATTATGTTGCTGAGCTGACACAGCGTTTGCCCAGTCAAAACAATCAAGAATTGCTGGATTTCTGCCAGGAAGGGCCACAAAATGGGACGATTGTCCAACATATAACCCCACATTAGACAAAAAATGTTGCATTCACGAATAGCATATATCTTTCTTCCGATATAGTTTGTGAAAGGAACAGGCTTTTAAA
It includes:
- the tmem128 gene encoding transmembrane protein 128, which encodes MLNESELATLRNRFKKDAEFLMQTRTHGDEDEKSQEEKDAKPLPRINRHSIFWIVASVAVTYYVDFLNNIIENDDIKSWWFNVGLVLLGICLSLAMFCIVYLEWYKGINHYELVYPAIPPVTTAAFIAASCSLNIALWPVWSFFTPLILFTQFMGVVMFISMLG